The following nucleotide sequence is from Synechococcus sp. CBW1004.
GGTCAGGTCGGCCCGGAAGGAGCGGCCGAGGCTGAACACCGGACTCTCAGCCTCCCCCACCGGCGGCAGCTGGGCAGGATCGCCCACGAACACCAGCCTGGTGCGAAAGGGATGGGCGCAGCGCAGGGTGATGTCCAGCAGGCTGCTGTCGACCATCGAGGCCTCATCCACCAGCACCAGGGCCAGATGTTCCAGCGAGCCGGCCGTCTGGCTCGTTTCCTCGCAGATCTCCCGATCCCCCTGGCGCTTCAGCTTGAGCCGGAGCAGCCTGTGGATGGTGGAGGGATACCAGGTGGGCCTGAGGCCGGCCTGCTGCAGGTGCTGATGCAGCACCCCCACCGCCTTGTGGGTGGGAGCCACCACGGTCCAGCAGAGCGCGCGGGCCTCGACGCGCTGGAGCAGCCGCGTCGACAGGAACGTCTTGCCGGTGCCGGCGTAACCGCTGAGCACGAACGGCACCCCGGCCTCGGGGGCCTCCAGCCAGGCGGCGAAGGTGTCTTCGGCTCTGCGCTGATCCGGGGTGAGAGCGGCTTCGGTCACGGCACGACCGCCTCGGTCCGCAGGGATCGCTCAGCCCAGGGGCGGCAGACCCCAGAGCTGGGCCAGCTGCAGGGGGGAGCCCACCAGAGCCAGCCCGGGCAGGGCGACCAGAGGGCCCATCAGAGAACCGATGAGCACCTCCAGACGGGTGTGGCCGAGGTTCTGCTTGAGGGGCTTCGCCGGGGTTTCACCGGCCACCAGCCCGCCGGCATCGCTCACCAGGCCATTGACGCGCTCGGCGGTCAGGCCGGCGGCCCGCCGCACCCCCGAGGCGTCGTAGAGCACCACGAAGCAGAGGGTCGCCGCCAGTGCGAACACACCGTCGGCAAAGCCCAGCTGCCAGCCCAGGCCGGCGGCGGTGCCCGTCATCAGCGCCGAGTGGCTCGACGGCATGCCGCCGGTCTCGACCAGCACCTTCGGATTCCAGCGGCGATGAACCACCAGCTCGATCAGCAGCTTGGAGAGCTGGGCCGCGCCGCAGGCCGCCAGTCCCCACCACAGCACGGCGTTGTCAAGCATGGCCAGCAAGGGCCGTGCGTCATGGAAGCCGCTCAGCAGGGCGGGGGACAGGGTCATCGATCGCGGCTGGTGATGAACTCGGCCAGAGCCAGCAGGGGTGCCGCTTTGCCGCCCGCACCGTAGGGCTCCAGCGCCGCCTTCGCTTCGGCCACCAGGGCTTCGGCCCGCCGCTTCGATTCCTCCAGCCCCAGCAGTTTGGGGTAGGTGGTCTTGTCGGCGGCGAGGTCCTTGCCCGCGGTCTTGCCGAGCACCTCGCTGCTGGCGGTGACATCGAGGATGTCATCGATGATCTGGAAGGCGAGGCCGATGCCGCGCGCGTAGGTGCGCAGGGCGTCCAGCAGTTCGGCCGAGGCGCCGCCGATCAGGGCGCCGCAGAGCACACAGGCCCGCAGCAGGGCGCCGGTCTTGTGCAGGTGGATGTACTCGAGAGTCTCGAGATCCACCTGCTTGCCCTCGCACTCCAGGTCGACGACCTGGCCGCCCACCAGGCCCGGGGCGCCCGAGGCCATGCTCAGTTCGCCCACCACCGCCAGCAGTCGTTCCGCCGGCACACCCGGGCTTCGCAGCGCCACCATCTCGAAGGCGCGGGTGAGCAGGGCATCACCGGCCAGGATGGCGTTGGCCTCGCCATACACCTTGTGGTTGGTGGGG
It contains:
- the crtE gene encoding geranylgeranyl diphosphate synthase CrtE, coding for MTAAVTSMDSTSQGGAAGFDFKTYLTDAGARVEAALDASLGPERPESLREAMRYSLLAGGKRLRPILCLAACELAGGDSELAIPTAVALEMIHTMSLIHDDLPAMDNDDLRRGRPTNHKVYGEANAILAGDALLTRAFEMVALRSPGVPAERLLAVVGELSMASGAPGLVGGQVVDLECEGKQVDLETLEYIHLHKTGALLRACVLCGALIGGASAELLDALRTYARGIGLAFQIIDDILDVTASSEVLGKTAGKDLAADKTTYPKLLGLEESKRRAEALVAEAKAALEPYGAGGKAAPLLALAEFITSRDR
- a CDS encoding divergent PAP2 family protein, with translation MTLSPALLSGFHDARPLLAMLDNAVLWWGLAACGAAQLSKLLIELVVHRRWNPKVLVETGGMPSSHSALMTGTAAGLGWQLGFADGVFALAATLCFVVLYDASGVRRAAGLTAERVNGLVSDAGGLVAGETPAKPLKQNLGHTRLEVLIGSLMGPLVALPGLALVGSPLQLAQLWGLPPLG